A single uncultured Methanolobus sp. DNA region contains:
- a CDS encoding response regulator yields MVKVMIVDDAAFMRMVIKDILTKNGHEVVAECVDGLDAVNKYPDIKPELVFMDIVMPNMEGIDALKKIMEMDPAAKVVMCSSIGQQSVVTDALKTGALDFIVKPFDAAKVLEVIGKVM; encoded by the coding sequence ATGGTAAAAGTAATGATTGTGGATGATGCTGCCTTCATGCGTATGGTCATCAAAGACATATTAACAAAAAATGGTCATGAAGTAGTTGCCGAATGTGTTGACGGGCTTGATGCTGTAAATAAATACCCTGATATAAAGCCGGAGCTCGTCTTCATGGATATTGTCATGCCAAACATGGAAGGAATCGACGCGCTCAAGAAAATAATGGAAATGGACCCTGCTGCAAAGGTAGTAATGTGTTCATCCATCGGACAACAGTCAGTTGTCACAGATGCACTCAAAACAGGTGCACTTGACTTTATAGTCAAGCCATTTGATGCTGCAAAAGTTCTTGAAGTAATTGGAAAAGTAATGTAA
- the truD gene encoding tRNA pseudouridine(13) synthase TruD — protein sequence MIPEIEKKMGIELYSTHTEGIGGVLRQEPEDFIVKEITNREEGDSGKNLILELTKTNWDMHHLVRDMSRKLGISQKRIGFAGTKDKRAKTTQKISIYDVSEEDIENFYLKDVELKVIGRSTRSIGLGDLYGNEFSITVRDIDIEPDELKKNLEATTKEIAAYGGVPNFFGVQRFGAVRPVTHLVGEQLLRGDAEKSALIYIARSFPDEMDDVKQVRDFVWETKDFAEGLKTYPLRLRYERAMMHYLVENPGDYAGSFSVLSPNIRKMFIHAYQSYIFNRIICKRIERGLPLNIASSGDIVCFKNKEGLPDTGKMQASTDENVDGMNNLLKRGRAFITAPLVGYESEFALGTPGELEKDVFNEAEMPQEAFRMKTIPDLASKGLRREIMLHCKPEYVTAEDELNPGKSKVTLTFSLPKGSYATTVLREYMKTDPLKMS from the coding sequence ATGATACCGGAAATTGAAAAGAAGATGGGAATCGAACTTTACAGCACGCATACCGAAGGTATAGGTGGTGTGCTCAGGCAGGAGCCTGAAGACTTTATTGTCAAAGAAATAACAAACCGCGAGGAAGGTGACAGCGGTAAGAACCTGATACTTGAACTCACAAAAACTAACTGGGACATGCATCACCTTGTAAGGGATATGTCACGTAAACTCGGTATCAGCCAGAAAAGGATCGGTTTTGCAGGCACAAAAGATAAAAGGGCTAAAACCACCCAGAAAATCAGTATTTACGATGTTTCCGAAGAGGATATCGAAAACTTCTACCTCAAGGATGTGGAGCTGAAGGTTATCGGAAGATCGACCAGGTCTATCGGACTTGGTGACCTTTACGGAAACGAGTTTAGCATTACTGTCAGAGATATTGACATAGAACCAGATGAGCTTAAGAAGAATCTTGAAGCTACCACAAAAGAGATAGCTGCATACGGTGGCGTTCCTAACTTTTTCGGTGTCCAGAGATTTGGAGCTGTAAGACCTGTTACTCACCTTGTAGGTGAACAGTTGCTTCGTGGAGATGCGGAAAAATCTGCCCTTATCTATATCGCAAGATCATTCCCTGATGAGATGGATGATGTAAAACAAGTCAGGGACTTTGTGTGGGAAACAAAGGATTTTGCAGAAGGACTGAAGACATATCCACTTCGCCTCAGGTATGAGAGAGCAATGATGCATTACCTTGTTGAAAATCCGGGAGATTACGCAGGTTCTTTCAGTGTGCTTTCCCCAAACATCAGGAAGATGTTCATACATGCATACCAGTCATATATTTTCAATCGTATCATCTGTAAAAGAATAGAAAGAGGACTTCCGCTGAACATTGCTTCTTCCGGTGACATTGTTTGTTTCAAGAATAAAGAAGGACTTCCTGACACAGGTAAAATGCAGGCATCCACAGATGAGAATGTTGACGGCATGAACAACCTCCTCAAAAGAGGCAGGGCTTTTATAACCGCACCACTTGTAGGTTATGAAAGCGAGTTCGCATTGGGAACTCCGGGTGAACTTGAGAAAGATGTATTCAATGAGGCTGAAATGCCACAGGAAGCTTTCAGAATGAAAACTATTCCTGACCTTGCATCAAAGGGACTTCGCAGAGAGATCATGCTTCACTGCAAACCTGAATATGTAACAGCAGAAGACGAGCTTAACCCCGGAAAAAGCAAGGTGACACTCACATTTTCCCTGCCAAAGGGAAGTTACGCGACAACAGTCCTCAGGGAATACATGAAGACTGATCCTTTAAAAATGAGTTAG
- a CDS encoding methytransferase partner Trm112 has protein sequence MIKLKKDLMDILACPICKGDLVLNIEKEDASEVISGTLYCSVCNEYYPIEGGIPNMLPPDLRE, from the coding sequence GTGATCAAACTGAAGAAAGACCTTATGGATATTCTTGCCTGCCCGATCTGCAAAGGGGATCTTGTCCTGAACATCGAAAAGGAAGATGCCAGCGAGGTAATTTCAGGCACTCTGTATTGTTCTGTTTGTAACGAGTACTATCCCATAGAAGGTGGTATTCCGAATATGCTTCCACCTGATCTCAGGGAATAA
- the pyrG gene encoding CTP synthase (glutamine hydrolyzing): MKYIIVTGGVMSGLGKGITTASIGRNLKNKGYKVTAIKIDPYINIDAGTMSPFQHGEVFVLKDGGEVDLDLGNYERFLDTELTREHNLTTGKVYESVISKERRGEYLGKTVQIIPHITNEIKDRIRRVSAKSGADVCMIEVGGTVGDIESMPFLEAVRQMSREEPKENLAFVHVTLVPMDPQGDQKTKPTQHSVKELRELGLKPNIIVTRCPEPLLEATISKISLFCDVPEEAVISAHDAADIYEVPLMLEKEGLTDYLMKHLELSSTGTEDDSWAKMVERMNNLKGEVKIGIVGKYTHLEDSYLSISASIKHAAIECGVNYDVCWINAETFEEHPETVSSLSEYDGILVPGGFGERGTEGKIKAIQFARENDIPYLGLCLGMQLAVIEFARHVAGLDDANSAEFDEDTPYPVIDILPEQENVIDMGATMRLGDYDADLRSGSLAEKIYGQSSIVERHRHRYEVNPNYVEKIEAAGLVFSGKNRNRMEIAEIPGKKFFFASQFHPEFKSRPGRPSPPFKAFIESML, from the coding sequence ATGAAATATATCATAGTTACCGGCGGTGTAATGAGTGGTCTTGGAAAAGGAATAACCACTGCTTCAATAGGGCGGAATCTGAAGAACAAGGGCTACAAGGTCACAGCCATAAAGATCGACCCCTATATCAATATTGATGCAGGTACTATGAGCCCCTTCCAGCACGGAGAGGTCTTTGTCCTGAAAGACGGAGGAGAAGTGGATCTTGATCTTGGAAACTACGAACGTTTCCTTGATACTGAACTCACAAGGGAACACAACCTGACAACAGGAAAGGTCTATGAGTCTGTTATTTCCAAGGAGCGCAGAGGCGAGTACCTTGGTAAGACGGTGCAGATAATTCCTCATATCACAAACGAGATAAAAGACCGCATTCGCAGGGTTTCTGCCAAAAGCGGTGCAGATGTATGTATGATCGAGGTTGGAGGTACTGTTGGTGACATCGAAAGTATGCCTTTCCTTGAAGCTGTAAGGCAGATGTCCAGAGAAGAGCCAAAAGAGAACCTCGCTTTTGTACATGTGACACTTGTACCTATGGATCCACAGGGCGACCAGAAAACCAAGCCAACACAGCACTCAGTAAAAGAGCTGAGGGAACTTGGCCTTAAACCTAATATTATAGTAACCAGATGTCCTGAACCACTTCTTGAGGCTACCATTTCCAAGATATCACTTTTCTGTGATGTTCCGGAAGAAGCAGTAATAAGTGCTCACGATGCAGCTGATATCTATGAAGTCCCTCTTATGCTTGAAAAAGAGGGTCTTACTGACTACCTGATGAAACACCTTGAACTCAGTTCTACCGGAACGGAAGACGATTCCTGGGCTAAGATGGTAGAGAGAATGAACAACCTGAAAGGTGAGGTGAAGATCGGTATCGTTGGTAAGTACACTCACCTTGAAGACTCATATCTAAGTATCAGTGCATCCATCAAACATGCTGCAATTGAATGTGGCGTAAATTATGATGTCTGCTGGATAAATGCTGAAACCTTTGAAGAACATCCGGAGACAGTTTCATCACTTTCAGAATACGATGGGATTCTTGTGCCTGGCGGTTTTGGTGAAAGAGGAACTGAAGGTAAGATCAAGGCTATCCAGTTTGCAAGGGAGAACGATATTCCATATCTTGGTCTCTGTCTTGGAATGCAGTTAGCTGTGATCGAGTTTGCAAGACATGTCGCAGGTCTTGACGATGCCAACAGCGCAGAGTTCGATGAGGATACTCCTTACCCTGTAATTGACATACTTCCTGAACAGGAGAATGTGATCGATATGGGTGCAACAATGCGTCTTGGAGATTATGATGCAGACCTCAGGTCAGGTTCACTTGCAGAGAAGATATACGGTCAGTCCAGCATAGTGGAACGCCACAGACACAGGTATGAGGTCAATCCTAACTATGTAGAAAAGATCGAAGCCGCAGGTCTTGTATTCTCCGGAAAGAACAGGAACAGAATGGAGATCGCTGAGATCCCTGGCAAGAAGTTCTTCTTCGCATCACAGTTCCATCCGGAATTCAAGTCAAGGCCAGGAAGACCTTCACCACCATTTAAGGCATTCATCGAGTCTATGCTCTGA
- a CDS encoding transglutaminase family protein, with translation MKNEKKTQMLKMIFVVLLLSGVIFSSGCISESVKKVESIFDPSSVTLFQSEDYYTLDTSELTIPVVPSQDLNIYDESPDKYTEKLPGFEISSSYYYTEFFEGAEAVISVHVHNMGDSPVYIYQYGFKLNGENEMVFHTSGVNVEPEEEARIGILSIDVPDDSAQMELEPFISLLVQTDSGKWHDYEKQEFEEITIKVSNEMDAQSPKYSTNPEQLFTLVNEKIDPYDVQVRTMAAASAKKYPGQYNMYQLCYLFDDTKENIQYISDPRGKDLWSTPGETITVGAGDCDDYAILLASLIEAIGGTSRVYLTDTHAFAAAYIGNDTETIADAIGEYYGPVPIHYTTDEYGCWLMMDPTSSIYAGGLPGGTAPTESGWTFLNTSTVTVIDIAPQT, from the coding sequence ATGAAAAATGAGAAAAAAACGCAAATGCTGAAAATGATCTTTGTGGTTCTCTTACTTTCAGGCGTTATATTTAGTTCGGGATGTATTTCAGAATCCGTAAAAAAAGTAGAGAGCATATTTGACCCCTCATCAGTAACCCTTTTCCAGAGTGAAGATTACTATACACTGGACACCAGTGAGCTGACAATACCCGTAGTTCCTTCCCAGGATCTAAATATCTATGACGAAAGTCCGGATAAATATACTGAAAAATTACCTGGTTTTGAGATTTCCAGTTCCTATTATTACACCGAGTTCTTTGAAGGTGCAGAAGCCGTAATTAGCGTACATGTACACAACATGGGAGATTCTCCTGTTTACATTTATCAGTACGGTTTCAAACTGAATGGAGAAAATGAGATGGTTTTCCACACATCAGGTGTTAATGTGGAACCTGAAGAAGAAGCACGTATTGGTATTCTATCAATCGATGTTCCTGACGATTCCGCACAAATGGAACTCGAACCTTTCATTTCACTCCTTGTCCAGACAGATTCCGGAAAGTGGCATGATTACGAAAAACAGGAGTTTGAGGAGATCACAATCAAAGTATCCAATGAAATGGATGCACAGAGTCCTAAATACTCAACAAACCCGGAACAACTGTTCACTCTGGTTAACGAGAAAATAGACCCTTATGATGTTCAGGTACGCACCATGGCAGCAGCTTCCGCAAAGAAGTATCCTGGACAGTATAATATGTACCAGCTATGCTACCTTTTCGATGACACGAAAGAGAATATACAATACATAAGCGATCCAAGAGGCAAAGACCTGTGGTCAACCCCTGGAGAAACAATTACAGTCGGTGCTGGCGATTGTGACGACTATGCCATCCTGCTGGCATCGCTCATAGAAGCGATCGGCGGAACTTCAAGAGTTTACCTTACCGATACTCATGCTTTTGCGGCAGCATACATTGGAAACGACACAGAAACTATTGCAGATGCCATTGGAGAATATTATGGACCGGTACCTATCCATTATACTACAGATGAGTATGGCTGCTGGCTCATGATGGACCCAACATCGAGCATCTATGCAGGAGGACTTCCCGGAGGAACAGCACCAACTGAAAGCGGATGGACCTTCCTCAATACCAGCACAGTAACTGTGATAGATATAGCTCCCCAGACTTAG
- the mptN gene encoding tetrahydromethanopterin:alpha-L-glutamate ligase: MLRKQGKNMKKLGIVVTDPHDWTAQALMQEADKRGFETHYPDLGQIETSIGSSVSHRAGDICLSEMDAIIIRDMGPGKNDAHVFRFDVLRELERSGVLIVNPPAAIQNAANKFYASCLMSGAGIPTPRTFVSQDVEKALEIISELGDVVIKPVFGFKGIGINRIKNGIVLAPDGTEEKTNTEELINRIIDDKGMLYIQEFIENSGQDIRVFVVDDKVVGAIYRKAPQGWWLNNLSQGGTPLACELTAEQERMCIDAAETIGAMYAGVDIIESDKEYFVLEVNATPSGAGIYKSLNINVAEHIITAIDSRLEKTGL; this comes from the coding sequence ATGCTTAGAAAGCAAGGAAAGAATATGAAAAAACTGGGAATCGTTGTAACTGATCCGCATGACTGGACCGCACAGGCACTCATGCAGGAAGCAGATAAAAGAGGCTTTGAAACACATTATCCTGACCTTGGACAGATCGAAACCTCCATTGGCAGTAGTGTAAGCCACAGAGCAGGAGACATCTGTCTTTCTGAAATGGATGCCATCATTATCAGGGATATGGGACCGGGAAAGAATGATGCTCATGTATTCCGGTTTGATGTTCTCAGAGAACTCGAAAGAAGCGGCGTACTCATAGTAAATCCACCGGCTGCAATACAGAATGCTGCCAACAAGTTCTATGCAAGCTGCCTGATGTCAGGTGCTGGTATTCCTACACCCAGGACTTTTGTAAGTCAGGATGTTGAAAAGGCTCTTGAGATCATAAGCGAACTTGGGGACGTTGTCATAAAACCGGTTTTCGGATTCAAAGGTATAGGTATTAATCGTATCAAGAATGGAATTGTTCTGGCACCAGATGGAACTGAAGAAAAAACAAATACAGAAGAACTCATTAATAGAATAATTGATGATAAAGGAATGCTTTATATACAGGAATTCATAGAAAACTCCGGACAAGATATTCGTGTATTTGTTGTTGACGACAAAGTTGTAGGTGCAATTTACAGGAAAGCACCGCAAGGATGGTGGCTGAATAACCTCAGCCAGGGAGGGACTCCTCTTGCCTGTGAATTAACGGCAGAGCAGGAAAGAATGTGTATAGATGCCGCAGAAACCATTGGAGCGATGTACGCAGGTGTTGACATTATTGAAAGTGACAAAGAATATTTTGTGCTGGAAGTAAATGCTACACCATCAGGAGCAGGTATCTATAAATCCCTGAATATCAATGTTGCAGAGCATATTATAACTGCCATAGATAGCAGGCTGGAAAAAACGGGGCTTTAA
- a CDS encoding DUF434 domain-containing protein, with protein sequence MLDKQDIVRNLKDRDELRTEAAKDIRYLLERGYPRDSAIRFAGDHYGLGKNERYILARTVFSGSTASSRQKKKLTVDKLKDRKLLVDGYNVLITLESLLDGENVWIADDSFIRDIRGVFRNHSNGDITFKAVKEMLDFIKKADVASVEILLDTQMKNSGELAAFIRKRMDELSLQGDARTSKHVDFDLKNCEADHVIATADGVIIDAVKNVVDIPGCIAADLEELTDKPAEK encoded by the coding sequence ATGCTGGATAAACAGGATATTGTCAGGAACCTGAAAGACAGAGACGAACTGAGAACAGAAGCTGCAAAAGATATACGCTACCTGCTGGAAAGGGGTTATCCAAGGGACAGCGCCATTCGTTTTGCAGGTGACCATTACGGTTTGGGCAAAAATGAAAGATACATACTGGCACGTACAGTATTTTCCGGTTCAACCGCAAGCTCACGTCAGAAAAAGAAACTTACTGTTGATAAGCTAAAAGACAGGAAACTGCTTGTAGACGGATACAATGTACTTATCACACTGGAAAGCCTGCTTGACGGTGAAAATGTATGGATTGCAGACGATTCTTTTATTCGGGATATCAGGGGTGTGTTCAGGAACCATTCTAATGGAGATATTACTTTCAAAGCTGTTAAGGAGATGCTGGATTTCATAAAAAAAGCAGATGTTGCCAGTGTAGAAATATTACTGGACACACAAATGAAGAACAGTGGAGAACTTGCAGCATTCATCAGGAAACGCATGGATGAACTATCGTTACAAGGTGATGCAAGGACATCAAAACATGTGGACTTTGACCTGAAGAACTGTGAAGCAGACCATGTGATTGCTACTGCTGATGGTGTGATCATTGATGCTGTAAAAAATGTGGTGGACATTCCGGGATGCATTGCAGCGGACTTAGAAGAACTGACTGACAAACCGGCAGAGAAATAA
- a CDS encoding chemotaxis response regulator protein-glutamate methylesterase codes for MTINALVVDDSALMRKVVSDILKEDPEINVIATARNGLEAVEKVEQLRPDVVTLDIEMPVLDGLHALGYIMSECPTPVVMLTAVDSRSAESTLNAFEYGAVDFIQKPSGNISVNIADIADEIRKKVKMASKVDLKKLGFMEEHVKISRENKGKPLPPKPKKNSSKVVHHANGKIIAIASSTGGPRALEQVVPKLPGNLKVPVVIVQHMPAGFTASLAQRLDGQSALTVTEAKEGDVLQPGHVYLAPGNYHMEITSVEKGGAHHEVVTLNQKPREQGVRPCANILFKSLVPIYGSNIVSAVLTGMGADGADGVEEIKKAGGKAIAEDERSCVVYGMPKAVVQRGLADSIVPLERVSSEIVRILNSSGD; via the coding sequence ATGACTATCAATGCCCTTGTGGTCGATGACTCCGCGCTCATGCGAAAGGTCGTCTCGGATATCCTGAAAGAAGACCCTGAAATAAACGTAATAGCTACGGCCAGGAACGGTCTTGAAGCTGTTGAAAAGGTCGAACAACTCAGGCCGGATGTGGTGACCTTGGATATTGAGATGCCTGTACTTGACGGATTGCACGCTCTTGGATACATCATGAGCGAATGCCCAACTCCGGTTGTCATGTTAACGGCGGTCGACTCTAGGTCTGCGGAAAGTACACTAAATGCATTCGAATACGGAGCAGTAGACTTTATACAAAAACCATCAGGAAATATAAGTGTTAACATTGCGGACATTGCTGATGAGATCCGCAAAAAAGTAAAAATGGCTTCTAAAGTGGATCTGAAGAAACTTGGATTCATGGAAGAACACGTAAAAATATCTCGGGAAAATAAAGGTAAACCTTTGCCACCTAAACCAAAGAAAAACAGTTCAAAAGTTGTACACCATGCAAACGGGAAGATCATTGCCATTGCATCCTCCACAGGAGGTCCTCGCGCCCTTGAACAAGTTGTTCCTAAGTTACCAGGCAACCTGAAAGTACCTGTAGTAATTGTTCAGCACATGCCTGCAGGATTTACAGCATCCCTTGCACAAAGACTGGACGGTCAGTCGGCACTGACGGTTACCGAAGCTAAGGAAGGAGATGTGCTTCAGCCAGGACACGTATACCTTGCACCTGGAAATTACCACATGGAAATTACATCTGTTGAAAAAGGCGGCGCACACCATGAGGTAGTTACACTTAACCAGAAACCCCGTGAGCAAGGAGTAAGACCCTGTGCCAATATTCTCTTCAAATCGCTTGTGCCTATCTATGGATCTAACATAGTATCAGCAGTCCTGACAGGAATGGGAGCTGATGGTGCCGATGGTGTGGAAGAGATCAAGAAAGCAGGCGGAAAAGCAATCGCAGAGGATGAAAGGTCATGTGTGGTATATGGTATGCCAAAAGCAGTAGTCCAGAGAGGACTTGCTGACAGTATAGTACCTCTTGAAAGGGTTTCTTCCGAAATCGTAAGAATACTGAACTCATCCGGTGATTGA
- a CDS encoding nucleoside recognition domain-containing protein: MFSIFLKVLDFAIPILIMIFVGLFGTGVLIELGFMQKFSGLVRPLFKYTNLPDTCASSFLVAMGSTVAANSMVVNFKENGCINEKETMLCAVLNSTPAYIREIITYQIPIVLPALGPIVGGFYVMVFIITAIVKISAVIVLSKIFLEKNRCMYDEKIAGKKVTLTEAVKKSLKRNQKLFKKIAIIYLAMTTVVFYLKENGAFEVFSVLPLADLFGIPPESIVPLTSYVASPILGISLLGPMISNNGISNIQAMIVLMLGSMFMLPVFSIRTLLPRYVSIFGPKTGVKIVAFSTGISVIVRFCFLIILLSIAN, from the coding sequence ATGTTCTCGATCTTCCTGAAAGTACTGGACTTTGCCATTCCAATTCTTATTATGATCTTTGTGGGATTGTTCGGTACCGGAGTTCTGATCGAGCTTGGTTTCATGCAGAAATTCTCCGGTCTTGTCAGGCCTCTCTTTAAATATACGAACCTTCCTGACACCTGTGCATCCTCTTTTCTTGTAGCCATGGGATCTACAGTTGCTGCAAACAGTATGGTTGTCAATTTTAAAGAGAACGGATGCATCAATGAGAAGGAGACGATGCTCTGCGCCGTGCTAAACAGCACACCGGCCTACATCAGAGAAATAATCACATACCAGATACCCATTGTCCTTCCTGCGCTCGGACCTATTGTTGGCGGCTTCTACGTCATGGTTTTCATAATCACAGCAATTGTGAAGATAAGCGCAGTTATTGTACTGAGTAAGATATTCCTTGAAAAGAACCGTTGTATGTACGATGAGAAGATCGCGGGTAAAAAGGTGACTTTGACTGAAGCTGTCAAAAAATCCCTCAAACGCAATCAGAAATTGTTCAAGAAGATAGCTATTATTTACCTGGCAATGACAACCGTTGTATTCTATCTCAAGGAGAACGGGGCGTTTGAGGTTTTCAGCGTATTGCCCCTGGCAGATCTTTTCGGCATCCCGCCGGAAAGTATTGTGCCACTCACCAGTTACGTTGCAAGTCCGATCCTTGGAATATCCCTTCTCGGACCCATGATAAGTAACAATGGCATCTCAAACATACAGGCAATGATAGTCCTGATGCTTGGAAGCATGTTCATGCTGCCGGTTTTCAGTATAAGGACACTGCTGCCACGATATGTTTCAATTTTCGGACCAAAAACAGGTGTAAAGATAGTAGCATTTTCAACAGGCATCAGCGTAATTGTCAGATTCTGTTTCCTGATAATCTTGCTGTCAATTGCAAACTGA
- the pth2 gene encoding peptidyl-tRNA hydrolase Pth2, with product MTEYKQCIVIRDDLKLSKGKLAVQVAHAAVSASEWADRSTLDKWKEGGQKKVVLRVATLKDLFELKEVARRQGLPTALIQDAGLTEIAPGTVTVLGIGPAKADDIDKVTGNLKLV from the coding sequence ATGACTGAGTATAAACAATGTATTGTTATCAGGGACGATCTGAAACTATCAAAAGGAAAGCTTGCTGTACAGGTTGCACATGCAGCCGTCTCTGCTTCAGAGTGGGCTGACCGCTCAACACTTGACAAATGGAAAGAAGGCGGGCAGAAAAAGGTAGTCCTGAGAGTTGCGACATTAAAGGACCTTTTTGAACTGAAAGAGGTTGCAAGAAGACAGGGACTTCCAACAGCACTCATACAGGATGCAGGACTTACAGAGATCGCACCGGGAACTGTTACGGTGCTGGGAATCGGACCTGCAAAAGCTGATGACATTGATAAGGTAACAGGGAATCTTAAACTTGTCTGA